In a single window of the Eriocheir sinensis breed Jianghai 21 chromosome 61, ASM2467909v1, whole genome shotgun sequence genome:
- the LOC126986084 gene encoding piggyBac transposable element-derived protein 4-like, with translation MAGRTQDEGGSIDDGERDIELILDGDELELLDLDTEIESVYDSDEMEEYVPSKEEEEGEEDDDEWLMHLVTHRTPRSRRQHSRGSSKGSANTRSSIPALPDMPSTSSALPGMPSTSSALPGMPSTSSALPGMPSTSSALPGMPSTSSALPGMPSTSSALPGMPSTSSALLGMPSTSSALPGMPSTSSALPDRPSTSSALPDLPALSSATSPSHTASRSTQKDSEGPLQNHVHKFKESQLRGKDGTLWCTKPLVQSARLQHHNQPRNYAVGPTVVTQGAATPVECLHLFLDDNFYSTTVKHTNEMIDILSQRIKSKRGTYSRTTVAEVKALVGVLLLSGSQQDNHVTTSEMWDHRFGAPLYRAAMSERRFCFLLRCLRFDDKTTRQERVKTDRFAPIRILWDSFIEKCKRNYIPDENITVDEQLLGFRGRCAFRMYIANKPAKYGLKIIMANDSKTSYLLNAIPYLGKDVQRGQVGSLGQYYTMELMRPYLGQYRNVTTDNWFMSLPLVKGLLKENTTAVGTLRKKPYVPEKMIELKKERPIKTTAFLYSDQIMMLSFKPKANKIVMLLTSKHQKGNICEDGKAEVVHFYNSTKGGTDTFDQMCQRYSCSRKTKRWPLCIYYGIVNAASINSYIIYCKKCSDRHIKKMERRCFMQEAAYELVKPWAQQRLTEQGLPRQIVFHIRSVFGWEAPAFPTTSGEAKKRKRCELCPRTKDNKTTSKCQYCSRAVCGKHFVPVCRDCL, from the coding sequence ATGGCTGGCAGAACACAAGATGAGGGGGGTTCTATagacgatggagagagagacatTGAATTGATTCTTGATGGGGATGAGCTCGAACTTCTTGATTTGGATACAGAGATTGAATCTGTATATGATAGTGATGAAATGGAGGAGTACGTgcccagcaaggaggaggaggagggggaggaagatgatgatgagtggCTTATGCACCTAGTCACTCATCGCACTCCCCGCTCGCGACGACAACACTCTCGTGGTAGTTCTAAAGGCTCAGCAAACACACGAAGTTCTATACCTGCCTTGCCTGACATGCCATCTACCTCATCAGCCTTGCCTGGCATGCCATCTACCTCATCAGCCTTGCCTGGCATGCCATCTACCTCATCAGCCTTGCCTGGCATGCCATCTACCTCATCAGCCTTGCCTGGTATGCCATCTACCTCATCAGCCTTGCCTGGCATGCCATCTACCTCATCAGCCTTGCCTGGCATGCCATCTACCTCATCAGCCTTGCTTGGCATGCCATCTACCTCATCAGCCTTGCCTGGTATGCCATCTACCTCATCAGCCTTGCCTGACAGGCCATCTACCTCATCAGCCTTGCCTGACTTACCTGCTCTATCATCTGCCACTTCACCCTCACATACGGCCAGCAGGTCAACGCAAAAGGACAGTGAAGGGCCACTACAAAACCATGTACATAAGTTCAAAGAGTCACAACTGAGGGGCAAAGATGGAACACTGTGGTGCACTAAACCTTTAGTCCAAAGTGCAAGACTGCAACATCATAACCAGCCAAGAAACTACGCTGTAGGTCCCACAGTTGTTACTCAGGGAGCTGCAACTCCAGTGGAGTGTTTGCATTTGTTCTTGGACGACAACTTCTATTCAACAACTGTGAAGCACACTAATGAAATGATTGACATACTCTCACAACGGATTAAGTCTAAGAGGGGCACCTATAGTAGGACAACGGTGGCAGAAGTGAAGGCATTAGTTGGTGTTCTGCTGTTGTCAGGGAGTCAGCAAGACAATCACGTTACAACATCTGAGATGTGGGACCATCGCTTTGGAGCTCCACTATACAGGGCCGCCATGAGTGAGCGGCGCTTCTGTTTCCTCCTTAGATGTCTTCGATTCGACGACAAAACAACTAGACAAGAGCGTGTGAAGACAGACAGATTTGCCCCTATACGAATCCTGTGGGACAGCTTCATTGAAAAGTGCAAAAGGAACTACATTCCTGATGAAAACATCACAGTTGATGAACAACTGTTGGGGTTTAGAGGGCGATGTGCATTCCGCATGTACATTGCCAATAAACCTGCTAAATATGGCTTGAAGATTATCATGGCAAACGACAGCAAAACCAGTTATTTACTGAATGCCATTCCCTACCTAGGGAAAGATGTTCAGAGAGGTCAGGTGGGAAGTCTTGGCCAGTACTATACAATGGAGCTGATGAGACCTTACTTGGGTCAATACCGTAACGTCACAACAGACAATTGGTTTATGTCTCTACCTCTGGTCAAGGGTCTGCTAAAAGAAAATACCACGGCTGTTGGTACCTTACGCAAAAAGCCCTACGTACCAGAGAAAATGATTGAACTCAAGAAGGAGCGTCCCATCAAAACCACGGCATTCCTCTACAGTGACCAAATTATGATGCTGTCTTTCAAGCCAAAGGCCAATAAAATTGTTATGCTCCTAACATCAAAACATCAGAAGGGGAATATCTGTGAAGACGGAAAGGCTGAGGTGGTGCACTTCTATAACAGCACAAAAGGAGGCACTGACACATTTGATCAGATGTGTCAGCGGTATTCTTGTAGTCGAAAGACTAAACGTTGGCCTTTGTGCATCTACTATGGAATAGTCAATGCAGCCAGCATTAATTCCTATATTATATACTGCAAGAAATGTTCTGATCGCCATATCAAAAAGATGGAGAGACGATGTTTCATGCAGGAAGCTGCCTATGAGCTGGTCAAGCCATGGGCCCAACAGAGACTCACAGAACAGGGACTTCCCCGCCAGATAGTTTTCCACATTCGTTCTGTGTTTGGGTGGGAAGCACCAGCTTTCCCAACAACATCTGGcgaagcaaagaagaggaagaggtgtgagTTGTGCCCCAGGACCAAAGACAATAAGACTACATCGAAGTGCCAGTACTGTAGCAGGGCTGTTTGTGGGAAACACTTTGTTCCTGTCTGCAGAGACTGCTTGTAG